In a genomic window of Pseudoglutamicibacter albus:
- a CDS encoding exodeoxyribonuclease III, giving the protein MSENVLRVASFNVNGIRAAARRGFDEWLEDRGVDILALQEVRAPDAIVEKHFEGSDWHVLHAEAADKGRAGVLIASKREPDATRIGIGEPYFETSGRWVEADYTINGRKLTVVSAYVHSGEVDTPRQDDKYKFLDTMLVRMPELAKQADDVLIVGDLNVGHTELDIKNWKGNVKNAGFLPEERAYFDKFFGEIGYKDVARELAGDVPGPYTWWSYRGKAFDNDAGWRIDYHMATPELAGRAIEARVDRAESYDKRVSDHSALVIDYSI; this is encoded by the coding sequence GTGTCTGAGAACGTATTGCGAGTAGCATCCTTCAACGTCAACGGAATCCGCGCCGCCGCCCGCCGCGGATTTGATGAGTGGCTCGAGGACCGCGGCGTAGACATCCTCGCGCTCCAGGAAGTGCGCGCACCCGATGCGATCGTTGAGAAACACTTCGAAGGAAGCGACTGGCACGTTCTGCACGCAGAAGCCGCAGATAAGGGCCGTGCTGGCGTGCTCATCGCCTCGAAACGGGAGCCGGATGCGACCCGCATTGGAATCGGTGAACCATACTTTGAGACCTCCGGCCGCTGGGTCGAAGCCGACTACACCATCAACGGCCGTAAGCTCACCGTCGTCTCCGCATATGTTCACTCTGGCGAGGTGGACACCCCACGCCAGGACGATAAATACAAGTTCCTCGACACGATGCTCGTGCGCATGCCGGAACTGGCAAAGCAGGCAGACGACGTGCTGATCGTGGGCGATCTCAACGTGGGACACACCGAACTTGACATCAAGAACTGGAAGGGCAACGTCAAGAACGCCGGCTTCCTCCCGGAAGAGCGCGCCTACTTCGATAAGTTCTTCGGCGAGATCGGCTACAAGGATGTCGCCCGCGAACTCGCAGGGGACGTTCCGGGACCGTACACGTGGTGGTCCTACCGCGGGAAGGCCTTCGACAACGACGCCGGCTGGCGCATCGACTACCACATGGCCACGCCAGAGCTTGCCGGCCGCGCGATCGAAGCGCGAGTGGACCGCGCCGAATCCTACGACAAGCGAGTATCAGACCACTCCGCACTCGTCATCGATTACAGCATCTAG
- a CDS encoding catalase, which yields MAENTKPHGTGSTTQAGIPAVSDRNSLTVGQDGPIVLHDHHLVETLAHFNRMNVPERRPHAKGSGAFGELEVTEDVSKWTKADFLQPGKKTPMLARFSTVAGELGSPDTWRDVRGFALKFYTEEGNFDLVGNNTPVFFVRDPMKFPHFIRSQKRLPENGLRDNTMQWDFWTQNPETAHQVSYLMGDRGIPKSYRHMNGYGSHTYLWVNAEGERFWVRYHFLSQQGVEGLTNEEAEQLAGTDAEAHRRDLFEAIKNGDYPKWDMHVQIMPYEEAKTYRLNPFDLTKIWPLGDYPRHKVGTFTLNRNPENFFAEIEQAAFSPANMVPGTGNSPDKMLLGRNFAYADAQRYRIGTNFQQLPVNRPINDVHTYNFEGNMWYEHTGARSVYAPNSFGDSWSDEEGPVDNGWEADGDLTRAAYTLRKDDDDFSQAHDLVRNVFDDAGRDRLVETVSGALSDVVEPVLSNAIEYWKNIDEEVGQRIEANVRN from the coding sequence ATGGCTGAGAACACCAAGCCCCACGGCACTGGTTCAACCACCCAGGCCGGCATCCCTGCTGTCAGCGACCGCAACTCGCTGACCGTTGGCCAGGACGGCCCGATCGTCCTGCACGACCACCACCTGGTCGAGACGCTGGCACACTTCAACCGCATGAACGTTCCAGAGCGCCGCCCACACGCAAAGGGTTCCGGCGCATTCGGTGAGCTCGAGGTCACCGAGGACGTTTCGAAGTGGACCAAGGCTGACTTCCTGCAGCCTGGCAAGAAGACCCCGATGCTGGCTCGTTTCTCCACGGTTGCTGGTGAGCTCGGCTCCCCAGACACGTGGCGTGACGTTCGAGGTTTCGCGCTCAAGTTCTACACCGAAGAGGGCAACTTCGACCTCGTCGGTAACAACACCCCAGTCTTCTTTGTGCGCGACCCAATGAAGTTCCCACACTTCATCCGTTCGCAGAAACGCCTGCCTGAAAACGGTCTGCGCGACAACACGATGCAGTGGGACTTCTGGACCCAGAACCCAGAGACCGCACACCAGGTTTCCTACCTCATGGGTGACCGCGGTATCCCTAAGAGCTACCGCCACATGAACGGCTACGGCTCCCACACCTACCTGTGGGTCAACGCTGAAGGCGAGCGCTTCTGGGTTCGCTACCACTTCCTGTCCCAGCAGGGTGTTGAGGGCCTCACCAACGAGGAAGCAGAGCAGCTGGCAGGTACCGACGCTGAAGCACACCGCCGCGACCTGTTCGAGGCCATCAAGAACGGCGACTACCCGAAGTGGGACATGCACGTTCAGATCATGCCGTACGAAGAGGCAAAGACCTACCGTCTGAACCCATTCGACCTCACCAAGATCTGGCCACTGGGCGACTACCCGCGCCACAAGGTCGGTACCTTCACCCTGAACCGCAACCCTGAGAACTTCTTCGCTGAGATCGAGCAGGCTGCTTTCTCCCCAGCGAACATGGTTCCAGGTACCGGTAACTCCCCAGACAAGATGCTGCTGGGCCGTAACTTCGCATACGCGGATGCACAGCGCTACCGCATCGGCACCAACTTCCAGCAGCTGCCTGTCAACCGTCCAATCAACGACGTCCACACCTACAACTTCGAGGGCAACATGTGGTACGAGCACACCGGTGCTCGCTCCGTTTACGCCCCGAACTCGTTTGGTGACTCGTGGTCGGATGAAGAGGGCCCAGTCGACAACGGTTGGGAAGCTGACGGCGACCTGACCCGCGCGGCCTACACCCTCCGTAAGGACGACGACGACTTCTCGCAGGCACACGACCTGGTCCGCAACGTCTTCGACGACGCCGGCCGTGACCGCCTCGTCGAAACCGTTTCCGGCGCGCTCTCCGACGTTGTAGAGCCAGTTCTCTCCAACGCCATCGAGTACTGGAAGAACATCGACGAAGAGGTCGGCCAGCGCATCGAAGCCAACGTCCGCAACTAA
- a CDS encoding Fur family transcriptional regulator, with translation MTLGPITAASPVDDRERSWADTLKAHNRRVTKQRMAVMRATAASSHASAEQIHKYASEALPQLALSTTHMILHDLTNVRLLRRVEVPNSPTLYEVETGDNHHHVQCVKCGRLEDVECALGHAPCLEPSHTHGIDIDVAEVLYRGLCEDCKEA, from the coding sequence ATGACACTCGGACCGATCACGGCGGCTTCACCCGTTGACGACCGTGAACGCTCATGGGCGGACACGCTCAAGGCGCATAATCGCCGTGTCACCAAGCAACGGATGGCGGTGATGCGAGCAACAGCCGCGTCATCCCATGCGTCGGCAGAACAGATCCACAAGTACGCATCGGAAGCTCTACCCCAGTTAGCGCTTTCAACCACGCACATGATCCTGCATGACCTCACGAACGTGAGGCTGTTACGGCGCGTGGAAGTCCCTAACTCCCCCACCCTGTATGAGGTGGAGACCGGGGATAACCATCACCATGTTCAGTGCGTGAAATGCGGCAGACTTGAGGACGTGGAGTGTGCCCTCGGGCACGCCCCGTGCCTTGAACCTTCACACACCCACGGCATCGACATTGACGTGGCGGAGGTTCTCTACCGCGGTCTTTGCGAGGACTGCAAAGAAGCATAA
- the glyA gene encoding serine hydroxymethyltransferase: protein MSQTSDVTNQPLAEVDPEIAALIDQELGRQRDTLEMIASENFAPRGVLEAQGSVLTNKYAEGYPGRRYYGGCEYVDQVEDLARDRVKALFGAGFANVQPHSGASANAAALAAMINPGDTMLGLSLAHGGHLTHGMKLNFSGKLYNVAAYEVDPETFRIDMDKVREQALEARPNVIVAGWSAYPRQLDFEAFRSIADEVGALLWVDMAHFAGLVAAGLHPNPVPVADVTTSTVHKTLAGPRSGVILSNTAEMSKKINSAVFPGQQGGPLMHAIAGKAVAFKVAASEEFKNRQERTLSGAKILAERLTAKDVADTGVSVLTGGTDVHLVLVDLRESELDGQQGEDLLHEVGITVNRNSVPWDPRPPMVTSGLRIGTPALATRGFGDKEFTEVADIIAVALRDGKNADVDALRARVDKLAADFPLYPGHENW from the coding sequence GTGTCACAGACTTCCGATGTCACTAATCAGCCGCTTGCTGAGGTTGACCCCGAAATCGCTGCCCTGATCGATCAGGAATTGGGGCGTCAGCGCGACACCCTGGAAATGATCGCTTCTGAGAACTTCGCTCCGCGCGGTGTTTTGGAGGCTCAGGGCTCGGTTCTGACGAATAAGTATGCCGAAGGTTATCCGGGGCGCCGCTATTACGGCGGCTGCGAATACGTGGATCAGGTTGAAGACCTGGCGCGGGACCGCGTCAAGGCCCTGTTCGGAGCGGGTTTCGCCAACGTTCAGCCGCACTCGGGAGCTTCCGCTAACGCCGCCGCGTTGGCGGCGATGATCAACCCAGGCGACACGATGCTGGGCCTTTCGCTCGCTCACGGCGGCCACTTGACGCACGGCATGAAGCTCAACTTCTCCGGCAAGCTCTACAACGTTGCCGCTTACGAAGTAGACCCGGAGACGTTCCGCATCGACATGGATAAGGTGCGTGAGCAGGCGCTTGAGGCCCGCCCGAACGTGATCGTTGCTGGCTGGTCGGCGTACCCTCGCCAGCTGGATTTCGAGGCGTTCCGTTCGATCGCCGACGAGGTTGGCGCGCTTCTGTGGGTTGATATGGCGCACTTCGCTGGCCTGGTGGCGGCTGGCTTGCACCCGAACCCGGTGCCGGTTGCTGACGTGACGACCTCGACTGTCCACAAGACGCTCGCCGGCCCACGCTCGGGCGTGATCTTGTCCAACACCGCTGAGATGTCCAAGAAGATCAACTCCGCAGTGTTCCCTGGCCAGCAGGGCGGCCCGCTCATGCACGCGATCGCCGGTAAGGCTGTTGCGTTCAAGGTTGCCGCTTCTGAGGAGTTCAAGAACCGCCAGGAGCGCACGCTGAGTGGTGCGAAGATCCTCGCCGAACGGCTGACCGCCAAGGACGTTGCCGACACGGGTGTTTCGGTTCTGACCGGCGGCACCGACGTCCACTTGGTCCTGGTTGACCTGCGCGAATCCGAGCTCGATGGCCAGCAGGGCGAAGACCTGCTGCACGAGGTCGGCATTACCGTCAACCGCAACTCTGTCCCGTGGGATCCACGCCCGCCGATGGTGACCTCCGGCCTGCGCATCGGCACCCCGGCTCTGGCGACCCGCGGCTTTGGCGACAAGGAGTTCACCGAGGTCGCTGACATCATCGCGGTTGCTTTGCGTGACGGCAAGAACGCTGATGTTGATGCGTTGCGTGCCCGCGTGGATAAGCTCGCCGCTGACTTCCCGCTCTATCCTGGCCACGAGAACTGGTAA
- a CDS encoding bifunctional methylenetetrahydrofolate dehydrogenase/methenyltetrahydrofolate cyclohydrolase has product MTAVKLDGRAASKAIKEELAERIAALKEQGVTPGIATVLVGADPASQLYVGMKHKQSVALGMNSIMRELPADATQEDVEALIDELNADESCHGYIVQLPLPKHLDTDAILERIDPKKDADGLHPTNLGKLVLNVNDPIDTPLPCTPRGVIELLTRNGVEIAGKHVVVVGRGVTIGRPIGLLLTRREHNATVTLTHTGTKDMSEHLRRADIVVAGAGVKHMIKAEDIKPGAAVLDVGVTREPDPEGGRDKVYGDVDPAVQEVAGYLSPNPGGVGPMTVALLMTNVVEAAERSLKK; this is encoded by the coding sequence ATGACGGCAGTAAAGCTTGATGGGCGCGCGGCGTCCAAGGCGATCAAGGAAGAGCTCGCTGAGCGTATCGCGGCGCTCAAGGAACAGGGTGTGACCCCGGGGATCGCTACGGTCCTGGTGGGCGCTGACCCTGCCTCGCAACTGTATGTGGGGATGAAGCACAAGCAGTCGGTGGCGTTGGGCATGAACTCGATCATGCGTGAGCTACCTGCGGATGCGACCCAGGAAGACGTTGAGGCTCTGATCGATGAGCTCAACGCTGATGAGTCCTGCCACGGCTACATCGTTCAGTTGCCGTTGCCGAAGCACCTGGATACGGATGCGATCTTGGAGCGGATCGATCCGAAGAAGGACGCGGATGGCCTGCACCCAACGAATCTCGGCAAGCTGGTGCTCAACGTCAATGACCCGATCGACACCCCGTTGCCGTGCACCCCGCGCGGTGTGATCGAGCTTTTGACTCGCAACGGTGTTGAGATCGCGGGCAAGCATGTTGTTGTTGTGGGCCGCGGTGTCACGATCGGTCGTCCGATCGGCTTGTTGCTGACCCGCCGCGAACACAACGCGACCGTGACCCTGACCCACACCGGCACCAAGGACATGAGCGAGCACTTGCGCCGGGCCGACATCGTGGTTGCCGGCGCGGGCGTCAAGCACATGATCAAGGCTGAAGACATCAAGCCGGGTGCAGCTGTACTGGATGTGGGTGTGACCCGCGAGCCCGACCCTGAGGGTGGCCGCGATAAGGTCTACGGCGACGTCGATCCAGCGGTCCAAGAGGTAGCAGGGTACCTTTCGCCGAACCCAGGTGGTGTGGGCCCGATGACGGTCGCGTTGCTCATGACTAACGTTGTTGAAGCCGCCGAACGTTCCCTTAAGAAGTAA
- the purU gene encoding formyltetrahydrofolate deformylase yields MERKTSHRDVNSSHRIVVSLSCPDQPGIVHHVTGALFQAGGNIVESQQYGSDQTGTFFMRIEADVRLPTVDVEAHLRAVAQQFQMDLKVWDADAPLRTLIMCSKAPHALEELLSRQHAGYLPIEVPLIVSNHTALKPLAEFYGVPFTHIPVTKDTKADAEAKLRELVAEHEIDLVVLARYMQILSDELCNELSGRAINIHHSFLPSFKGARPYHQAHARGVKLIGATAHYVTSDLDEGPIIDQAVTPVRHDRTPEELVQQGSATEAQTLARAVRWHAQHRVLLDGHRTVVFD; encoded by the coding sequence ATGGAGCGCAAAACTAGCCACCGCGATGTCAACAGCAGCCACCGTATTGTGGTGAGCTTGTCCTGCCCAGACCAGCCGGGCATCGTCCACCACGTGACCGGGGCGCTGTTTCAAGCCGGCGGCAACATCGTGGAATCCCAGCAGTACGGTTCTGACCAGACCGGCACGTTCTTCATGCGGATTGAAGCGGACGTGCGTCTGCCCACCGTCGATGTCGAGGCTCATCTCCGCGCGGTCGCTCAGCAGTTCCAGATGGATTTGAAGGTGTGGGACGCGGACGCGCCACTGCGGACCCTCATCATGTGTTCAAAGGCCCCGCACGCGCTCGAAGAGTTGTTGAGCCGCCAGCACGCAGGCTACCTGCCGATCGAGGTGCCGCTCATTGTCTCCAACCACACCGCGTTGAAGCCGCTCGCTGAGTTTTATGGCGTGCCGTTCACGCACATCCCGGTCACGAAAGACACCAAGGCAGACGCCGAGGCGAAGCTGCGGGAGCTTGTTGCTGAGCACGAGATCGACCTCGTGGTGCTCGCCCGTTACATGCAGATCCTCTCCGATGAGCTCTGCAACGAACTATCTGGCCGGGCGATCAACATCCACCACTCGTTCCTGCCCTCCTTCAAGGGGGCCCGGCCGTACCACCAGGCGCATGCCCGCGGTGTCAAACTCATCGGCGCCACCGCGCACTATGTGACCAGCGACCTCGACGAAGGCCCGATCATCGACCAGGCCGTGACCCCGGTGCGTCACGACCGCACCCCGGAAGAGCTCGTGCAGCAAGGTAGCGCTACCGAGGCACAGACGCTCGCGCGCGCGGTACGGTGGCACGCCCAGCATCGCGTGCTCCTGGACGGCCACCGCACTGTTGTCTTCGACTAA
- the trpS gene encoding tryptophan--tRNA ligase translates to MSTEATETETATETTEATETPHRPRILSGMQPSADSLHLGNYLGALVQFVKLQHDADAFYFVPDLHSITSPDGSTNLAQRTRTTAAQYIAGGVDVDKATLFIQSHIPEHAELNWVLQCITGFGEASRMTQFKDKSSRYGADSTNVGLFTYPSLMAADILLYKADQVPVGDDQTQHVELTRTLAQRFNHRFGEVFVVPKAVNPPNGARIYDLQEPTSKMSKSGASPNGRIDILDAPKTIAKRIKSAVTDTGTEVSFDRESKPGVSNLLSILSAVTEKPIDTLVAEYEGKMYGHLKVDVADAVVAALEPVRERTLELLDDPAELDRLLAVGAAKARAVAQETLKEVYDAVGFLPPARLN, encoded by the coding sequence ATGAGCACCGAAGCGACCGAAACCGAAACAGCGACTGAAACAACTGAGGCAACCGAAACGCCGCACCGTCCGCGCATCCTGTCAGGGATGCAGCCATCTGCGGACTCCCTGCACCTCGGTAACTACCTCGGTGCGCTCGTGCAGTTCGTGAAGCTCCAGCACGATGCGGATGCCTTCTATTTTGTTCCGGACCTGCACTCGATCACCTCCCCAGACGGCTCAACCAACCTTGCTCAGCGCACCCGCACGACCGCCGCGCAGTACATCGCAGGCGGGGTGGACGTCGACAAAGCCACGCTGTTCATCCAGTCCCACATCCCAGAGCACGCCGAACTCAACTGGGTTCTGCAGTGCATCACCGGTTTCGGTGAGGCCTCCCGCATGACCCAGTTCAAAGACAAATCGAGCCGCTACGGCGCCGACTCAACCAACGTCGGCCTGTTCACCTACCCGTCGCTCATGGCGGCCGACATCCTGCTGTACAAGGCAGATCAGGTGCCGGTCGGCGACGACCAGACCCAGCACGTCGAGCTGACCCGCACGCTCGCGCAACGCTTCAACCATCGCTTCGGCGAGGTGTTCGTGGTTCCGAAGGCCGTCAACCCACCCAACGGTGCGCGCATCTATGATCTGCAGGAGCCGACGTCGAAGATGTCGAAGTCCGGGGCGTCACCGAACGGCCGTATCGACATCCTGGACGCACCCAAGACGATCGCTAAGCGCATCAAGTCCGCGGTAACTGACACCGGGACTGAGGTGTCCTTCGACCGCGAATCCAAGCCGGGCGTATCCAACCTGCTCTCGATCCTCTCCGCCGTGACCGAGAAGCCGATCGATACCCTCGTTGCCGAATACGAAGGCAAGATGTACGGTCACCTCAAGGTCGATGTTGCCGACGCCGTGGTCGCAGCGCTCGAGCCGGTACGCGAACGCACGCTGGAACTGCTGGACGACCCAGCCGAACTCGACCGGCTGCTCGCCGTTGGTGCCGCGAAGGCCCGCGCCGTGGCTCAAGAGACCCTCAAAGAGGTCTACGACGCGGTAGGTTTCCTGCCACCTGCACGCCTGAACTAA
- a CDS encoding ABC transporter ATP-binding protein, whose amino-acid sequence MRARSLTKKFGDFTAVNGIDFDVAAGESFGLLGPNGAGKSTTMNMIGGVSTRTSGELSILGMDPSEEGPRLRAHLGVVPQQDNLDEELTVRDNLYIYGRYFGMKRREIVPRIKDLLAFAQLEDKAANRVDQLSGGMKRRLTIARSLINDPAVLLLDEPTTGLDPQARHILWDRLYRLKERGTTLIITTHFMDEAEQLADRLIVVDGGEIKAEGSPSALVREYATREVAEMRFGSDKNAAAAEVLNKDGFRTETLADRVLVYADDGEAAVARAVSLGLRPVSTLARRASLEDVFLILTGRSLID is encoded by the coding sequence CTGCGCGCGCGTTCGCTAACCAAGAAGTTCGGGGATTTCACAGCCGTCAACGGCATCGACTTCGACGTCGCCGCAGGCGAATCCTTTGGCCTGCTCGGCCCCAACGGCGCAGGTAAGTCCACGACCATGAACATGATCGGTGGCGTCTCAACCCGCACATCGGGTGAGCTCAGCATCCTCGGGATGGACCCGAGCGAAGAAGGCCCCCGCTTGCGCGCCCACCTCGGCGTGGTGCCGCAGCAAGACAACCTCGACGAAGAGCTCACCGTCCGCGACAACCTCTACATCTACGGCCGCTATTTCGGGATGAAGCGCCGCGAAATCGTGCCGCGTATCAAAGACCTGCTCGCGTTCGCGCAACTTGAAGACAAAGCCGCCAACCGCGTCGACCAGCTTTCAGGCGGCATGAAGCGCCGCCTGACCATCGCGCGTTCGCTCATCAACGACCCTGCCGTGCTGCTGCTCGACGAGCCAACCACTGGCCTCGACCCACAGGCCCGTCACATCCTGTGGGACCGCCTATACCGGCTCAAAGAACGCGGCACGACGCTCATCATCACGACCCACTTCATGGATGAGGCCGAGCAACTCGCAGACCGGCTCATCGTGGTCGATGGCGGCGAGATCAAAGCTGAAGGTTCGCCGTCCGCGCTTGTGCGCGAGTACGCGACTCGCGAAGTCGCAGAGATGCGTTTCGGCTCCGACAAGAACGCTGCAGCGGCCGAGGTCCTGAATAAAGACGGCTTCCGAACCGAAACGCTGGCCGACCGCGTGCTTGTCTACGCCGACGACGGCGAGGCCGCGGTTGCTCGCGCTGTGAGCTTGGGGCTGCGCCCCGTATCGACGCTGGCCCGCCGCGCATCGCTTGAAGACGTGTTCCTGATCCTGACAGGACGGTCCCTCATTGACTGA
- a CDS encoding 2'-5' RNA ligase family protein, with translation MGTERYEHGTHEESARTLATSTQLSAGQMAGAIGEGRSFLGIVIPVEGEYARKVSATRAATGDPYAYIPPHITLMSGVPLPDPAEAIAHIRNVVSAFSPFPLRFAGTDTFYPVSPVTYLRVAEGERELTELHERLHSGPLDAKPAYPFVPHLTLAQEVAPERLAQVRREWEDVSFNMSAHGVTVHVGDGAGSWTQIEELAFSG, from the coding sequence ATGGGTACCGAACGCTATGAGCACGGCACACACGAGGAAAGTGCGCGCACTCTTGCTACGAGCACGCAGCTAAGCGCAGGCCAGATGGCAGGCGCGATAGGCGAGGGCCGGTCCTTTCTTGGCATCGTGATCCCCGTCGAGGGCGAGTACGCCCGCAAGGTGTCTGCGACCCGTGCCGCCACCGGTGACCCGTACGCGTACATCCCTCCTCACATCACGCTGATGTCGGGGGTCCCGTTACCTGACCCGGCCGAGGCCATAGCGCATATCCGCAATGTCGTTTCGGCGTTCTCTCCGTTCCCGTTGAGGTTCGCAGGTACAGACACGTTCTATCCGGTCTCGCCGGTGACCTATCTGCGCGTTGCGGAAGGGGAGCGGGAACTCACCGAACTGCATGAACGCCTCCATTCAGGCCCGCTCGATGCGAAGCCTGCCTACCCGTTTGTGCCGCATCTGACCCTGGCCCAGGAGGTAGCGCCGGAGCGGCTTGCGCAGGTGCGCCGCGAATGGGAGGACGTCTCATTCAACATGTCCGCCCACGGCGTCACGGTGCATGTGGGCGATGGCGCTGGGTCCTGGACCCAGATCGAGGAACTTGCCTTCAGCGGATGA
- a CDS encoding ABC transporter permease translates to MTDPHNAHTTDASATGADVLIRREPISGPTEQGDRSARKVSRAGSWYFAEYLFRGMRRYIDVILADSVGTPLMYLVTMGVGLGAVLTNNQTSFDGVPYITFIAGALAATMAVGIAMEEMTFPVMGGFKWNRTYYGPQVTPITPQQIARGTVIAVSIRVVAQTLLLLLILAAFGVIHSLSAVLVIVFSTIAALAFGLPCMAFAAGIFQERGQFSVIMRFIVTPMFLFSGTFYPLEHLPIYLQWIGWISPIWHATELNRWAIYGHEVEPWMFPVHLGVMIVVAVIAFLIAQTRYYRRLRGEKVKTRVWGARAAKKTMASVSPADTSGEAGDPYAVGYGSQGTGSADAQNAHEDSAPSAPAAAQAQGTAQAALSQASKPRRRWLSDLYGRNAKAVMERSWMATKNSTWIVIVTGFAEPVLYLASLGFGLGVVISGVEGPGGQTMSYAAYIAPGLLAVSAMNGALMDTNNMFFKLRYAKLYRVMLNTSLGPMDVAIGEITMAMIRGFIYSLGFYLIAAAAGLVGWGSGLLMIPAAVLIAFGFAAVFMAITTWFTRFQHLDWLNMIVQPLTLFSATFFPLDVYPQAVQAVIASLPLWHGVDLLRMLATSTFTIDILWHVLYFVVMAVAGLTVATMRFKKMFLT, encoded by the coding sequence TTGACTGACCCTCACAACGCACACACAACCGACGCCTCAGCAACAGGCGCCGACGTCCTCATCCGCCGCGAGCCGATCTCCGGGCCCACGGAGCAAGGCGACCGCTCCGCCCGGAAGGTCTCCCGCGCAGGCTCCTGGTACTTCGCGGAGTACCTCTTCCGCGGGATGCGCCGCTACATCGACGTGATCCTCGCGGACTCCGTCGGCACCCCTCTCATGTACCTCGTCACGATGGGCGTGGGCCTCGGTGCCGTCCTGACGAATAATCAGACGAGCTTCGATGGCGTCCCGTACATCACCTTCATCGCCGGCGCGCTCGCCGCGACCATGGCGGTCGGCATCGCGATGGAGGAAATGACCTTCCCAGTGATGGGCGGGTTCAAATGGAACCGAACCTATTACGGGCCGCAGGTCACCCCGATCACGCCGCAACAGATCGCCCGGGGCACGGTGATCGCTGTCTCTATACGCGTGGTTGCGCAGACCCTACTGTTGCTCCTGATCCTCGCGGCCTTCGGCGTCATCCACAGCCTGAGCGCCGTCCTGGTGATCGTGTTTTCGACGATCGCAGCACTCGCTTTCGGCTTGCCGTGTATGGCGTTCGCGGCGGGTATTTTCCAGGAGCGCGGCCAGTTCTCGGTCATCATGCGCTTCATCGTCACGCCGATGTTCCTGTTTTCGGGAACGTTCTACCCGCTCGAGCACCTGCCGATCTACCTGCAGTGGATCGGCTGGATCTCACCCATCTGGCATGCAACCGAGCTGAACCGGTGGGCGATCTACGGGCACGAGGTTGAGCCGTGGATGTTCCCGGTCCACCTCGGCGTCATGATCGTGGTCGCCGTGATCGCGTTCCTGATCGCCCAGACCCGCTATTACCGCCGTTTGCGCGGCGAAAAAGTCAAGACGCGCGTGTGGGGTGCCCGCGCCGCCAAGAAGACGATGGCGAGCGTGAGCCCCGCTGACACCTCGGGTGAAGCAGGCGATCCGTACGCGGTCGGTTACGGAAGCCAGGGCACCGGTTCCGCCGATGCGCAGAATGCGCATGAAGACTCCGCACCTTCCGCCCCGGCAGCTGCCCAGGCCCAGGGCACAGCACAAGCCGCGCTTTCGCAAGCTAGCAAGCCACGGCGTCGTTGGCTATCTGACCTGTATGGCCGCAACGCTAAAGCGGTCATGGAACGTTCGTGGATGGCGACCAAGAACTCCACGTGGATCGTGATCGTGACCGGCTTTGCGGAGCCGGTGCTGTATCTCGCCTCGCTCGGTTTCGGCCTCGGCGTGGTCATCAGCGGGGTCGAAGGCCCAGGCGGGCAGACGATGAGCTACGCGGCATACATCGCGCCGGGCTTGCTCGCGGTTTCAGCGATGAACGGTGCCCTCATGGACACCAACAACATGTTCTTCAAGCTGCGCTACGCGAAGCTGTACCGGGTGATGCTCAACACCTCGCTCGGCCCGATGGACGTTGCGATCGGTGAAATTACGATGGCGATGATCCGCGGGTTCATCTATTCGCTCGGCTTCTACCTCATCGCCGCGGCCGCGGGCCTCGTGGGGTGGGGAAGCGGGCTGCTCATGATCCCGGCGGCGGTGCTGATCGCGTTCGGGTTCGCGGCCGTGTTCATGGCAATCACCACGTGGTTCACCCGATTCCAGCACCTCGACTGGCTCAACATGATCGTCCAGCCGCTGACCCTGTTTTCCGCGACCTTCTTCCCGCTGGACGTGTACCCGCAAGCCGTACAGGCCGTCATCGCGTCGCTACCGCTGTGGCACGGCGTCGACCTGCTGCGCATGCTTGCGACCTCGACCTTCACCATCGACATCCTGTGGCACGTTCTGTACTTCGTTGTCATGGCGGTCGCAGGGCTGACGGTCGCGACGATGCGGTTCAAGAAGATGTTCCTCACCTAA